In a single window of the Nicotiana tomentosiformis chromosome 10, ASM39032v3, whole genome shotgun sequence genome:
- the LOC138900225 gene encoding uncharacterized protein: MSAPPENWERQSSARTPLFNGQYYSWWKNRMRDHIIGEDYELWDIVTDGPLATMKKNVEGVDVPKIRADCTAEDLRKWEKNAKAKKWLMCGLGPDEYRRIQSCTTAKEIWDTLQVAHEGTPQV, translated from the coding sequence atgagtgcaccacctgaaaactggGAAAGACAATCCAGTGCTAGGACACCACTTTTCAATGGTCAGTACTACTCCTGGTGGAAGAACAGAATGAGAGACCATATCATTGGAGAGGattatgagctatgggacatagTCACAGATGGTCCCCTGGCTACCATGAAGAAGAATGTTGaaggagtagatgtgccaaaAATAAGAGCTGATTGCACTGCTGAGGACTTGagaaaatgggagaagaatgccaaGGCCAAGAAGTGGCTCATGTGTGGACTTGGTCCGGACGAGTACCGCAGAATTCAAAGttgtactactgctaaggaaatttgggacactttgcaagtggctcatgaaggaacacccCAGGTGTAG